A portion of the Brockia lithotrophica genome contains these proteins:
- a CDS encoding [NiFe] hydrogenase nickel incorporation-associated protein HypB, with protein sequence MERIVLSEDALASNNKAAAHNRELFRKYGVLTINIMSAPGSGKTTLLEHTVKALASRYRIGVIEGDLATQKDADRIRAAGAKAIQINTQGVCHLDARMVAKVLPQFDLSQFDIVFIENVGNLICPANYDLGERHRVALLSVPEGNDKILKYPVMFLKTELVLLNKIDLLPYFEFSVDQAVEDLRTINPDSRLIPISTKDGTNLDQWYAWIDEVYAAWKQTVA encoded by the coding sequence GTGGAGCGCATCGTCCTTTCCGAGGACGCCCTCGCGAGCAACAACAAGGCGGCGGCGCACAACCGGGAGCTCTTCCGAAAGTACGGAGTCCTCACGATCAACATCATGAGCGCCCCGGGGTCGGGCAAGACGACTCTTCTCGAGCACACCGTGAAAGCGCTTGCGTCTAGGTACCGCATCGGTGTGATCGAGGGGGATCTCGCCACGCAGAAGGACGCGGACCGGATCCGCGCTGCGGGGGCAAAGGCGATCCAGATCAACACGCAGGGAGTCTGCCACCTCGACGCCCGCATGGTGGCCAAGGTGCTGCCGCAGTTCGACCTCTCCCAGTTCGACATCGTGTTCATCGAAAACGTGGGGAACCTGATCTGTCCGGCAAACTACGACCTCGGCGAACGCCACCGCGTGGCGCTCCTAAGCGTTCCCGAGGGCAACGACAAGATCCTCAAGTACCCCGTGATGTTCCTCAAGACGGAACTCGTCCTCCTCAACAAGATCGACCTCTTGCCGTACTTCGAATTCAGCGTCGACCAGGCCGTCGAAGACCTCCGGACGATCAACCCGGACTCGCGGCTCATCCCGATCTCCACGAAGGACGGGACGAACCTCGACCAGTGGTACGCTTGGATTGACGAGGTGTACGCGGCTTGGAAGCAGACGGTGGCGTGA
- a CDS encoding [NiFe] hydrogenase nickel incorporation protein HypA, whose translation MSHELALMGDILNLIAEDMKVRGLSKVLKIELIVGDLSNAMPDALEMAFDIHKAMKSPILDESSELVIIREEARMKCVFCGHEYTPDYRVALCPNCGMPGGKIISGETLKVLSYEGS comes from the coding sequence ATGAGCCATGAACTTGCGCTCATGGGCGACATTCTCAACCTCATCGCCGAGGACATGAAGGTTCGGGGGCTCAGCAAGGTGCTCAAGATCGAACTCATCGTCGGCGACCTATCCAACGCTATGCCCGACGCCCTCGAAATGGCCTTCGACATCCATAAGGCGATGAAGTCCCCCATCTTGGACGAGTCTTCCGAGCTCGTGATCATTCGCGAGGAAGCGCGGATGAAATGCGTCTTTTGCGGGCACGAGTACACCCCGGACTATCGCGTCGCCCTCTGTCCGAACTGCGGCATGCCGGGCGGCAAGATCATCTCCGGGGAAACCCTTAAGGTCCTTTCCTACGAAGGGAGTTGA
- a CDS encoding Hydrogenase maturation protease, with the protein MHITVLGLGNTLFSDEGVGMHVLPLLEEALRAAYGKRADLTVEVIEGGTDGLRLIVPVEDAENLIVVDAVEARKPPGTVLVIEGEENIPVYYGVRLSAHEIGLPEILFGAKIRGRLPKRVALVGVQPASLEVGLELTDTVRAKLPEVVEAVLGLVEKWVREELGEGTAERTEEDVRPPPEGWARGQR; encoded by the coding sequence GTGCACATCACCGTGCTGGGGCTGGGGAACACGCTCTTTAGCGACGAGGGGGTGGGGATGCACGTCCTCCCCCTTCTGGAAGAGGCGTTACGCGCCGCGTACGGCAAACGCGCCGACCTGACCGTCGAAGTGATCGAAGGGGGGACGGACGGCCTCCGGCTCATCGTACCCGTCGAGGATGCGGAAAACCTGATCGTCGTCGACGCCGTCGAGGCCAGGAAACCTCCCGGCACCGTGCTCGTGATCGAGGGCGAGGAGAACATTCCCGTGTACTACGGGGTGCGCCTTTCCGCCCACGAGATCGGACTCCCGGAGATCCTCTTCGGAGCGAAAATTCGCGGGCGACTTCCCAAGCGCGTCGCCCTTGTAGGCGTACAGCCGGCCTCCCTTGAAGTGGGCCTTGAACTCACGGACACCGTGCGGGCGAAGTTGCCCGAGGTTGTCGAGGCTGTGCTCGGCCTGGTGGAAAAATGGGTGCGGGAAGAACTCGGAGAAGGGACCGCCGAGCGGACAGAGGAGGATGTGCGCCCGCCTCCTGAAGGGTGGGCCCGAGGGCAGAGGTAA
- a CDS encoding [Ni,Fe] uptake hydrogenase, cytochrome b subunit, with the protein MAQTTGGSGSAQVAAPEGKLVDRVPKVERLSPGTVKVYVWELPVRVWHWINALAIFTLFVTGVYIGNPFVQPIPIEATEASNFFMGWARDIHFITGFIFTLGWIGRLYWLIWGNRYAAEHPFRKDFWKGMWETLKFYLFLPNRKQHYVGHNPLAMFSYWILGLMSLIMVVTGFYMLFEPQLESFWGKLFAWVPWIFGPSFMVRSWHRIVAWLIMIFVVVHVYMAIRDDLLEKSGTLSSIFTGYKVAPEEAVREEFAKKSD; encoded by the coding sequence ATGGCGCAGACGACGGGAGGGAGCGGATCCGCGCAGGTAGCCGCACCCGAGGGGAAGCTCGTCGACCGCGTTCCCAAAGTGGAACGCCTGTCGCCCGGTACGGTCAAGGTCTACGTCTGGGAGCTCCCCGTGCGGGTGTGGCACTGGATCAACGCCCTGGCAATCTTCACGCTCTTCGTGACCGGCGTGTACATCGGCAACCCGTTCGTACAGCCCATCCCCATTGAGGCCACGGAAGCTTCGAACTTTTTCATGGGGTGGGCGCGGGACATCCACTTCATCACGGGGTTCATCTTCACCCTGGGGTGGATCGGACGGCTGTACTGGCTCATCTGGGGGAATCGCTACGCAGCCGAGCATCCGTTCCGGAAGGATTTCTGGAAGGGCATGTGGGAAACCCTGAAGTTCTACCTGTTCCTCCCGAACCGAAAGCAGCACTACGTGGGGCACAACCCCTTGGCGATGTTTAGTTACTGGATCTTGGGGCTTATGTCCCTTATAATGGTGGTGACGGGTTTCTACATGCTCTTTGAACCGCAACTCGAAAGTTTCTGGGGCAAGCTCTTCGCCTGGGTGCCCTGGATCTTCGGACCGAGTTTCATGGTTCGGTCGTGGCACCGCATCGTCGCCTGGTTGATCATGATCTTCGTGGTCGTCCACGTGTACATGGCCATCCGCGACGACCTCCTCGAGAAGAGCGGGACGTTGAGCTCGATCTTTACGGGCTACAAGGTCGCCCCCGAAGAAGCCGTGCGGGAAGAGTTCGCGAAGAAGAGCGACTGA